AGAGATGACAATATACTCTACTCTACGGGATGAGGACAGTAACTGATTACTTAATAAGAGGAGTTAAGGATGGTACTAAGGTTTTGGCTTGAGCAGTTAGAAGAATAAGATGCAACCGAGGAAGCAGCAGTTTTGAGGAGAAGATCAGCAACACGGTTTTAGACAAGTCAAGTCTGAGACACCTGACAGATCTAAATGAATATGGAATGCAAGAAGTTGAACCTAAGTAAGTTCAAGAGGAAAATCCCAAACTGGAGAGAAATCTGGCTGGTATGTAAAGCTTTGGGGCTAATGAGACCACAGATTGAAGGAGGCCAGCTGGAGGTCAGAAAAGGAGGAGCAAGTGCGCAGCCAGTGAGGGAGGAGGGATGCCCAGATGAAACCGCTTCAAAGCCAAGTGAAAAACGTGCTTCCCAGAGGAGGACGTGACCAACAGTGCCAGCTCCAGCTTGTTGGGTCTCAGGAGACAGAGCCTGAGAGCTAACCACAGACGGAGCGATGGCGGCCTTGACAAGAGACACTTCAGGGATTGGTGGGGAGGCCTTGGATGGGGGCTTTGCGAGAGAACGGGAAGGGGGAACTGGAGAATGAGTACTGATCACATTCTGAGAACTTTTGTGGAAAAGGATGGATAGAGAAATGAGTTGATGGCTGGGGGGGAATGTGAGGTCAGCATGGATTTTCAAACTGGGGGATGTCTGCAGGAATGGTCCAGAAGCAACGAGGGGAAGGGAGGAATCTTTTCTGTTTTGAGTTAGACTTTTTGAGTTTTGGTATTCTTAAAatgactcccctggtggcccagtggtaaagaacccacctgccaatgcaggggatgtgggtttggtccctgggttgggaagatcccctggagcaggaaatggcaacccactccagtagtcttttcCAGTACTCTGGAAAAGTCTCATTGACTGAGGAGTCtagtggactacacagtccacagggtcacagaagagtcggacacgcttagcgactaaacagcgaAAACAATTCTTAAAATAGGAGCACTTGGAAAGACCATGTTCCCAACCAGTGGGAAACAGTAACAGGAAAATGTTCTTCTCCCATATCTCTTGGGCAGTGGGAGGATGGGAAGGAAAAGACAGGATGGAGCCTCCTTGGTTTGAAAAGAATGTTAGTCAGGAAAGGACAGAGCATTGGTCCCTGCGCCACAGCTCCCGTGCACACTCAAGCGTGTCTTGGCACCTCTGTTGCAGCTATATGAACAAGCCGCCTCTTCCCAGTACAGACGACCTTCTTTCCCATGTCCCTATTCTGTCCATCCTGCCCCACACTCCCTTCTCCTGTCCCCGGGCTGGCCACTGCAGGATTCCCTGATCCACTGACAAGAATGCTCCAAGTTTAAGGTTACCCGGTAGCACTTCTTCAGTCTTTTTGAGAAAATCAAAGCACTAATTTGAAATCAGACTGACCTGGAATCAAATCCTGATGTCTTTGGGGGAAATTACTCAAGCCCTCTCagtctcagtttactcatctgtaaaataagaataataatgcCTCCTTTATAcacattgtgaggattaaatacatGCACCTACATACATGCCTAGTCCTGTGtatgacacacagtaggtgctcaataagtgtcAGCTCCCTAGTCTAAGGGCTGTCACCTTTCCATTTGACTAGAAGCTTCTTGGGAGCAAGAACAATGTCCTTCATTGTTTTCACATTGTTCACATTGCCCAGTAAAGAGCTGTTTTAATCAGCACTGGTCAAATGAAGATCTAAACCATATGAAATACATGcttcctttcatttttacttttcactgaaCAGATTTTTCTCTTAGCCTCTTAGGCCTCTATGTTATGGCTGTCCTTTACCAAAGATTCTTGCCTGTGGGTTGTCAAATACttgaatccttaaaaaaaaaatgcatcagtAAAATATTACTTCCAAAGGAGCCATTTCTTTTCTATACTAAGGCATAACTCTCAACACAGGCCAAGAATCTGTGGGCTGGGTCCTGCGCGAGCTGAAATCTCCATCCTCGCTGGATGCTGCCCAGTGGAGCGGGGAAGCCCCTTTGCTCCAACAAAATGGTGGCACAGAAAAAGCCTCCCAAGACCGTGAGCCCCTTTTCATTCCCTGCCCAGGTCCCAGGTGGGCCATACCCATTCCCATAGCTTTTCCAGACTGATTTCCCCTGTCAGCTATTCATCCCCAAGCAGCGCAGTAACTCCGGTTGCTtctttcccaccctccctctttAGGCCGTACCTTCTATAGGACACAAATCCCAACTATGTCTTGTGAAGCACTGAAAATTCATTTGTAACTAATGAAACTTCAGCTATGCTTGCAAAGAACTCCAACTCTGAGTTGCTGCCCTGCTGCCCACTCTGTTACTTTGGGCAACATCACACTCGCAGTTCCTCTTTGTTATCTGCAGGGGCGGCTCTCACCCTCCAGAGGCGAGGCCCTTCCTGGGTCAGCCCTGACAGAAGGGCGGGCTGAGCTGTCTCAgtcagcaggctcttctgtccaggcgTGCCCTGGCCAACTCCATTCCCAGCATCATCACCAGGACCAAGGTGGCCCAGAGCCAGTGATGAGTGGCAGCCAGGGCACCCAAGTCCTGGGCTCCATGTGGGTGGAGGAGCAAGGGAAGATAAACTACTGGTGGGGAAGAAGGTTTATGGGGAAGGAGAATGTTTACAAATATCCTGAAGTTCCATGTATGTGCCATTGCGGTTCTAGAATTCTGTATAGAAAGGGCCTTCAGGTGGCAATCCTATTGGGATTAGGAGGAAATTACATTTCTATAGCTCTTTACTTAATACTGAGACATCATCACAACAAAGAACTAGAGTATGATGGAAATTTGGGGGGCTAACACACCTAAAGTATCCCCATTGTTGTTGCCACCACACAAGGCTTCTTCTTGGAGAGATGGCATATGGAGCTTTGTGGGGCTCAAGGTCAGTAGCATTTTGGTggcaaaataattaaaaccctGACTTTGTGATCTGCCGGGGCCATAGGACTTCCTGGTTGAAGCTTCTCCTTTGATGGGTAGACAGCCTTCTTTTAGGTTTCTACCAGATGAACACAAAGATGTGAGCTGAGGGGGTgtgtgggggaaggagggagacacCACCATCCTCTAAAGCCCACGCCTGGTCTGGATCTCCCAGCAGGACCAGTCGACCATGGAGACGGGAAACCACACGAGCACCTCCCAGTTCATCCTCCTCGGTCTCTCCAGCCAACCCGAGAAGCAGGAGCTGATCTTTGGGCTCTTCCTTCTCATGTACCTGGTTGGGGCAGCCGGGAACCTACTCATCATTCTGGCTATTGGCTCAGACTCCCATCTCCACACtcccatgtacttctttctcagcAACCTCTCCCTAGTGGATTTCTGCTTCATCTCCACCACAGTCCCCAAGATGCTCACGAACATCCAGACACAGACCCGGTCCATTTCCTACAGTGGCTGCCTAGCCCAGATCTACTTCTGCATTTTGCTTGCGAACATGGACAACTTCCTCCTGATGGCCATGGCTTACGACCGCTACGTGGCGATCTGCCGGCCCCTGCACTACTCCACAACGATGAGTTTAGCAGCCTGTGCCCTGATGCTTGGGAGCGCCTGGCTCCTTGCCAACCTCCACTCCCTGCTGCACACCCTCCTCATGGCCTGGCTGGACTTCTGTGCCAGCAACGTCATCCCTTACTTCTTCTGTGACCTCATTCCCCTGCTTCAGCTCTCCTGCTCCAACACCCTGCCCAATCAACTCATGATTCTGCTGGTGGGGGGCCTGATCGTCCTCATCCCCTTCCTCAGCATCCTCATCTCCTACGTCCACATTGTGTCTGCTGTGCTCAAGGTCCCATCTGCCCGGGGAAAACAGAAGGCCTTCTCTACCTGTGGCTCCCACCTTGCTGTGGTCATCCTCTTCTATGGGACCATCACAGGGGTCTACCTGAGTCCCTCACCCTCCCACTCAGCTGACAAGGATTCACTAGCTTCAGTAATGTACATGGTGGTCACCCCCACGCTGAATCCCTTTATCTACTGCCTGAGGAATAAGGACATGCAGGGAGCTCTGTGGAAACTGGTCGGTGTGAAGGTTGCATTCCATGGGCTATGATAGCAGAGCTCCCCTTCGGGGCCTCTGTGCTGGAAAGAGGATGAACCCCAGGGACAGGCTCAACACACAGAAGGCGGGAGGAGCAGACCTCACTGTCCTGTGTTGTCACTGTGGCCAGCAAAGCCTTTCATTGCTCCATAAGTAATCTGCAGGTCCAAAATATCTTGACCCCTGTGCTGACTGCCTAGACTACCAAGAGGGGAATAAACTCTCCCATAAAGAAAAACCATATAAACAGGTATAAAGTAGCTCTATCTGCAGACCTTCTGGAGAGGGTTCATGTGAGAACGGTGAGTTCATAGGAGTCTATGACCTGtgctggtgggcttccctggtggctcagtcagtaaggaatctgccagtGATGTGGaaaatccaggttcaatccctgggttgggaagatcccctgaagaagggaatggcaacccactcccagttttcttgtctggagaatctcatagactaTAACCCTCCTCtgctggagggttacagtccatggggtcgcaaagaatcggacacaactgagtgactcactcacacacacacacacacacaacctgtgCTGACAGCCTGTGCCAAGGAGATGCCCTTTGAGAGCCCCCATGCACCCCTACAGAGGCTCAGATCTTTAATCCTCAACCATCCCAGCTTCCAAACTCCTCTGCTGGACCCCCTACTTCCCAACAACCACCCCCACACTCTGGGCTGAACCTGGCTTTGGAGACAGGCTTCAGTCTGTCCACTCTCAGGCTAGGTCCTGCTGGCTGGAGCTCCATAGCTCTACCTACTTGTATTGGGAATGCCTAGAGTGACTGTCTCAGCTGAACACCTATGAAGGCCCTATACTGTCCTACTTATGTGCTTTCTTGTCTCTTAGGAAAGAGAGGAGGCTGGACTTAGAGTTGGTTCTCTGGGTGTGATGCATGTAAAAGGAAGGGGCCAAGATAATCCTTCTGAAGATGCTTCTCTACAAGCTGAACTGGACAAAGAGACAAAGGGAAAAAGCCTCATGTAATTAGCTCATGGCTGAAGAAGGTGTATATGGCTTTCTGTCCAGTAGGATAATATCCTAGGCTGCGAAGGgtgtggcagagctggggagagCATTACACGGAAAGTAATCACAActggcatctggtcctgggccCTCTGATTACCAGCTATTTGACTGGTTCATCTGACAAGCATCATTCCAGCCAACACACCATGCTCTTTTTGTCCCTCCTCATTCTTCTCCAGCTGCCATTTGCCCATTTCTATCCATCAAAATTCCAGTTGTCCCTCAAGGCTCAGATAAAATACCATGCCCTTCATGAAGCCACCTCAAGTCTCCCCAGTCAAAAGCaaacttttttctcctctgaatcGCAATATAATTTGAATTCTACTACAGCTTCTTTCATGCTCTGTTTTGCATACTTCAACTTCGCAGGGCTCACCTCAACTCTACTACAAACAGAATTGTTGAAgtcttattttcttaaatctcAACGTTTTAAATTGACAGCAGATATGCAGAAAGAACACTTATGGCCTTTCTCCCCATGATTTTGCCTTAACCAATACATTTCCCCAACCCCAGACAAGGAAAAAGTTAGCAACCTGGTTGGCCAGAGTCCAAGGAGTTCACTGGTGCATATTTTATGAGGGCAGTGTGCCCTTATGGGTCATCATTTAGGGGTGAAgctcccttcctcccagcctgGCCCCTTGATTAGTCCTCTTCTATCCGTGTCTGGCTGGAGTCCTCACTTGGGTCCAGtcacctcttcctccctccctccctctccctgcccccaacaccatgactgagcacataggtCCTTAATTCTGATCTGGGGCTGAGTGGGAAAGCAAAGTAGGCCAAAGCTACTTCCCAGCTCACCTTTAACCAATGAGCCCACGACAGAGGTTACTGGGTATAACTCACATACCAACAGTTGAACTTTGGCTCAAAGTTTGCTATTGTTCCTTGAACATAGTTTCCATGGGATCCTGAGCCTTAGGAGTTGGGATGATTGGATTtcagctttcctgggtctctgATCATAGAAccacaataacagcaacaaaatctCACCATCACTTTGTGACGTCATGAAAAGCTGAAGTCAGCATGGAGAAGAGGTCTTCGTGTGCATTGCTATAATGGTGAATAATACAATGGTTTGgtctcaaagttaaaaaaaaaaaaaaaaaaaggaacaataaaaagattttaaaaggggGCAGGCAGTGAATACCTTTGAAAGACCTTAAACTGACCTTGCTCATCAGTGGGCCGTGAGGATGCTTCCTGCCCTGAGGCCTCTCCTTGTCACCTTGTCAGCCTGGCTCACGTCCTGGCCAGGAGGCTGCTTGCTGAGGGGGAAATGGGAAGGAACCACCTGCACACAGGTCAACTATAAGATGTTCAGAAGCTCAGCCACCCTTACAGACTTGGTAGCATAAACCCAATCCTGTGAAGATACCAGAATGTccgtttatatttttaaaataaaatatttaaggggaaaaaaaaagagttgttatctacatttttaaaagtgttatgaGGGAAAGTGGAAGCATCTCCAAgaataattagaataaaaaatatctCTTACATCATTTTCCAAGTCATACAACACTCCCTCTGCTCACAGTGGGTGCCTTCCCCACACCAGGGGCCACAGGTACTGCATCTGTTCAACAAAGGTAATTTGAGCTCAAGGGAAATTATGTCCCAGATACCTTATCCCAGAGAGGTatcagcaaacaaaacaaagtttcCTCTTTCTTGCAGCAGCTGATGTTCCAGGGATTAgggaggcagaaaaaaaattaagaaaaaaagcattCAATATGCCAGAGTTGTGAGCGCTGTAAGAAAAATAAACGCGGTTCAGGCACCAGACGTTAACCAGGAGTGCTCCTGTGGGCAGGCTGTGCTTCAGTTACTGTTGTTTCATAACCAACAACCCcaattcagtggcttaaaatactcatttatttGTTCTCTCATATTTCTGGTGGTGACTGGGCCCTCAGAATAATGTACAGATAGGGTTTTGTCAGAGTTCCTGGTGGATCCTCTGCAACACTCACCTCTCCCAGAACCACACCGGCTTTGCTGGACTCTCCACACCCAACCCGGCACGTGGTTACAGATGAGCACAACCTCCTTCTGTTATAACAGAACTCAAGCATTTCCTGTAGAGCTGCGCTCCCAAGATGCCCGAT
This genomic interval from Bos mutus isolate GX-2022 chromosome 25, NWIPB_WYAK_1.1, whole genome shotgun sequence contains the following:
- the LOC102266651 gene encoding putative olfactory receptor 1F12P; this encodes METGNHTSTSQFILLGLSSQPEKQELIFGLFLLMYLVGAAGNLLIILAIGSDSHLHTPMYFFLSNLSLVDFCFISTTVPKMLTNIQTQTRSISYSGCLAQIYFCILLANMDNFLLMAMAYDRYVAICRPLHYSTTMSLAACALMLGSAWLLANLHSLLHTLLMAWLDFCASNVIPYFFCDLIPLLQLSCSNTLPNQLMILLVGGLIVLIPFLSILISYVHIVSAVLKVPSARGKQKAFSTCGSHLAVVILFYGTITGVYLSPSPSHSADKDSLASVMYMVVTPTLNPFIYCLRNKDMQGALWKLVGVKVAFHGL